In Haliaeetus albicilla chromosome 18, bHalAlb1.1, whole genome shotgun sequence, one genomic interval encodes:
- the LOC104325474 gene encoding keratin, type II cytoskeletal 5: MSRQCAARNQSKAGFSAASAFIPNASSTGFCLRSASQGGNCSTATGYGRFAGGFGSRSLYSLGGCKRISIAGRGGDFYGPAGFGAGTGISCGFGGAVGGAFGFGGGMGGPGFPAIPAGGIHEVSVNQSLLKPLNLEIDPNIQSIRKDEKDQIQTLNNKFASFIDKVRFLEQQNKVLETKWALLQEQGNKTVRNNIEPLFETYINNLRRQLNSLLTDKENLGGELNKVQSLAEDFKNKYEEEINKHTAVENEFVILKKEVDAAYMNKTELQARLDSLMEEIDFLRALYEAELSQMQTQISDTSVILTMDNNRSLDMDSIIAEVKAQYEDIANRSRAEAESWYQSRYEELQATAGRHGDDLRNTKQEISELNRHVQRLRSEIDSVKKQCASLQTAIADAEQRGEMAVKDARTKLAELEAALQKAKTDLARQLREYQELMNVKLALDIEIATYRKLLEGEECRLSGEGAGAVNISVTRTSVGTGYGSGNCLSFGGSSGVGGGVCAGGMGFSSGSGQGAAGPCVVGGSSSSTKYVSSTSSTKRCY; the protein is encoded by the exons ATGTCTCGCCAGTGCGCTGCAAGGAACCAGAGCAAAGCTGGCTtcagtgctgcttctgccttcATCCCAAATGCCAGCAGCACCGGCTTCTGCTTGCGTTCTGCATCCCAAGGTGGAAACTGCAGTACCGCCACTGGGTATGGAAGATTTGCTGGAGGTTTTGGAAGCAGGAGCCTCTACAGTCTTGGTGGATGCAAGAGGATCTCCATAGCTGGAAGAGGTGGTGACTTCTACGGACCTGCAGGTTTCGGTGCTGGCACTGGGATCTCCTGTGGTTTTGGTGGTGCAGTTGGTGGTGCCTTCGGGTTTGGAGGTGGCATGGGTGGCCCTGGATTCCCTGCTATCCCAGCTGGGGGCATCCATGAAGTCTCAGTCAACCAGAGCCTTCTGAAACCTCTCAACCTGGAGATTGACCCCAACATCCAGAGTATCCGTAAGGATGAGAAGGATCAGATTCAAACCCTCAACAATAAATTTGCCTCCTTCATCGACAAG GTCCGATTCCTTGAACAACAGAACAAGGTCCTGGAGACCAAGTGGGCCCTTCTGCAAGAACAGGGGAACAAAACAGTCAGAAACAACATTGAGCCCCTCTTTGAGACCTATATCAACAACCTCAGGAGACAGCTGAACAGCTTGCTGACAGACAAGGAGAACTTGGGAGGGGAGCTGAACAAGGTGCAAAGCCTTGCTGAGGACTTCAAGAACAA ATACGAAGAGGAGATCAACAAGCACACAGCTGTCGAGAATGAATTTGTGATCCTGAAGAAG GAGGTAGACGCTGCCTACATGAACAAGACAGAGCTGCAAGCCAGGCTGGACTCCCTTATGGAGGAGATAGATTTCCTCAGAGCCCTCTATGAAGCC GAACTGTCTCAGATGCAGACCCAGATCTCCGACACCTCCGTCATCCTGACCATGGACAACAACCGCAGCCTGGACATGGACAGCATCATTGCAGAGGTCAAAGCGCAGTACGAGGACATTGCCAACCGGAGCCGGGCGGAGGCCGAGTCTTGGTACCAGTCCAGG TACGAAGAGCTGCAGGCTACAGCAGGCAGGCACGGGGACGACCTCCGTAACACCAAGCAGGAGATCTCTGAGCTCAACCGTCATGTCCAGCGGCTGCGGTCTGAAATCGACAGTGTGAAGAAACAG TGCGCCAGTTTGCAGACAGCCATTGCGGATGCTGAGCAGCGCGGGGAGATGGCCGTCAAGGATGCCAGGACAAAACTGGCCGAGctggaagcagctctgcagaaggcCAAGACAGACCTTGCCCGGCAGCTCCGTGAGTACCAGGAGCTCATGAACGTCAAGCTGGCCCTGGACATTGAGATTGCGACCTACAGGAAGCTGCTGGAGGGTGAGGAGTGCAG GCTCTCTGGAGAAGGTGCTGGTGCAGTGAATATCT CCGTGACCAGAACCTCCGTAGGAACAGGATATGGAAGTGGAAACTGTCTCAGCTTTGGAGGCAGCAGCGGTGTTGGAGGTGGGGTCTGTGCTGGAGGAATGGGCTTCAGCTCTGGAAGCGGACAAGGCGCAGCCGGGCCATGCGTGGTCGGTGGAAGCAGTTCCAGCACGAAGTATGTCTCCAGCACCTCTTCAACCAAGAGATGCTATTAA
- the LOC104311633 gene encoding LOW QUALITY PROTEIN: keratin, type II cytoskeletal 5 (The sequence of the model RefSeq protein was modified relative to this genomic sequence to represent the inferred CDS: deleted 2 bases in 1 codon; substituted 1 base at 1 genomic stop codon), giving the protein MQPSPDPQGXKGHPALPAIRELHSLSLLLLPSAGLLSPAAMNRQTYSMRAGGGGRSYSAASAIIPSGNRAGFSSMSVARSGGGGGGFGRLIGGGGGGGGGFGSRSLYNLGGSKRISFGVGSSFRAAFGSGAGGGSGLGGSGGGGCGLGGGGAGGCLGLGLGGGGGGYGFGGGAGGLGFGGGQGGGGGFGFGGVGGLGGFGGGLGGGRSPAGFGGGPAGVGTIQEVTVNQSLLAPLNLEIDPNIHQVRKDEKEQIKTLNNKFASFIDKVRFLEQQNKVLETKWTLLQDQGQKNNSGKNNLDPLFEAYINNLKRQLANLLNERGRMDGELKNMQDLVEDFKNKYEEEINRRTAAENEFVVLKKDVDAAYMNKVELEAKVDALTDELSFLRALYDAELAQLSAQVSDTAVILSMDNNRDLDLSSIITEVKAQYEDIANRSRAEAEAWYQTKFEELQATAGKHGDDLRNTKGEISELNRLIQRIRSEIENMRNQCATLQTAIGDSEERGELALKDAKAKMIDLEDALQKAKADMARQLREYQELMNVKLALDIEIATYRKLLEGEESRLSGEGLNPISYSVISSSSGMAGGAGLGGGFGGLSLSGGGGGSSFSLGGGGGSGFGLGGGGGSGFGLGGGGGSGFGLGGGGGSGFGLGGGGGGSGGYSFGSGGGLGLGGGGGGGLGAGFGGGSGLGYGGGGSSSLSTGGGNFSSGSAKGTNPGVKIVSKTSSSKKSIKSQSLKNATQPE; this is encoded by the exons ATGCAACCAAGCCCAGATCCCCAG GGATAAAAAGGGCATCCCGCACTCCCTGCCATCAGAGAGCTGCACTCTCTcagtttgctgcttctccccagtgCCGGGCTGTTATCTCCTGCTGCAATGAACCGGCAAACTTACAGCATGAGAGCGGGAGGTGGAGGCAGATCTTACAGCGCTGCCTCAGCTATTATTCCAAGTGGCAACAGGGCTGGCTTTAGTTCGATGTCTGTGGCACGAtctggaggaggtggaggtggtTTTGGAAGGCTCATCGGAGGAGGTGGCGGCGGTGGTGGCGGTTTTGGCAGCAGAAGCCTCTACAACCTTGGTGGTAGCAAGAGGATATCCTTCGGTGTTGGAAGCAGCTTCCGAGCTGCTTTTGGGAGCGGAGCTGGTGGTGGCTCTGGCCTGGGAGGCAGCGGTGGTGGTGGCTGTGGACTTGGTGGTGGTGGAGCTGGTGGCTGTCTTGGACTTGGTCTtggtggtggaggtggtggaTATGGCTTTGGTGGAGGTGCTGGTGGACTTGGCTTTGGTGGTGgacagggaggtggtggagggTTTGGCTTTGGTGGAGTAGGGGGGCTGGGAGGATTTGGTGGAGGGCTGGGTGGTGGCAGGAGCCCAGCGGGATTTGGTGGTGGCCCAGCTGGAGTCGGTACAATCCAAGAAGTGACTGTCAACCAGAGCCTCCTGGCACCGCTGAACCTGGAGATAGATCCAAACATCCATCAGGTGCGAAAAGATGAGAAGGAGCAAATCAAGACCCTCAACAACAAGTTTGCTTCTTTCATTGACAAG GTTCGCTTCCTGGAGCAGCAGAACAAGGTTCTTGAGACCAAATGGACCCTCCTGCAGGACCAGGGTCAAAAAAACAACTCAGGCAAAAACAACCTGGACCCACTCTTTGAGGCTTACATCAACAACCTGAAACGGCAGCTGGCCAACCTGCTCAACGAGAGAGGACGCATGGACGGGGAGCTGAAGAACATGCAAGACCTCGTTGAGGATTTCAAGAACAA ATATGAAGAGGAAATCAACCGACGCACAGCAGCAGAGAATGAATTTGTGGTGCTGAAGAAG GACGTGGATGCTGCTTACATGAATAAGGTGGAGCTGGAGGCCAAGGTGGATGCTCTGACTGATGAACTCAGTTTCCTCCGAGCCCTCTATGATGCG GAGCTGGCTCAGCTCAGTGCGCAAGTGTCCGACACCGCTGTCATTCTGTCAATGGACAACAACCGGGACCTGGACCTCAGCAGCATCATCACTGAAGTCAAAGCTCAGTATGAAGACATTGCTAACAGGAGCCGGGCCGAGGCAGAGGCTTGGTACCAAACCAAG TTCGAGGAGCTTCAGGCCACGGCTGGGAAGCATGGGGATGACCTGCGCAACACAAAGGGGGAAATCTCTGAGCTCAACCGGCTGATCCAGAGGATCCGGTCAGAGATAGAGAACATGAGGAACCAG TGTGCCACCCTGCAGACAGCCATCGGAGACTCCGAGGAGCGTGGGGAGCTGGCCCTCAAAGATGCCAAGGCAAAGATGATTGACCTGGAAGATGCCCTGCAGAAAGCCAAAGCTGACATGGCCCGGCAGCTCCGCGAGTACCAGGAGCTCATGAACGTCAAGCTGGCCCTGGACATCGAGATCGCGACCTACAGgaagctgctggagggagaagagagcag GCTGAGCGGAGAGGGACTGAACCCCATCAGCTACT CTGTCATCAGCTCCAGCTCTGGCATGGCTGGTGGAGCTGGGTTAGGAGGAGGATTTGGTGGACTGAGCCTAAGCGGAGGAGGCGGTGGAAGCAGTTTCAGTCTTGGAGGAGGTGGTGGAAGCGGTTTTGGTCTTGGAGGAGGTGGTGGAAGCGGTTTCGGTCTTGGAGGAGGTGGTGGAAGTGGTTTTGGTCTTGGAGGAGGCGGCGGAAGCGGTTTTGGTCTTggaggtggcggcggcggcagcggagGCTACAGCTTTGGAAGCGGAGGAGGACTTGGactggggggtggtggtggtggtggtctcGGAGCTGGATTTGGAGGAGGCAGTGGTCTCGGCTACGgaggtggtggcagcagcagtctGAGCACTGGCGGAGGGAATTTCAGCTCTGGAAGTGCAAAGGGCACCAACCCAGGTGTGAAAATTGTCTCTAAAACCTCCTCCAGCAAAAAGAGCATAAAAAGCCAAAGCCTGAAGAATGCTACACAGCCCGAGTAA
- the LOC104310828 gene encoding keratin, type II cytoskeletal 5: MSRISFRSSTGGGMRGFSSGSAIVGGGGGNRSSFSSISVSRVGGGRAGGGGGFGAGGGFGSRSLYNLGGSKRISYSSVGGGLRSGAGGGYGFGGGAGFGLGYGGGAGAGFGLGGAGGGGGYGLGSGFGLGGPGFGGRGGPGFPVCPPGGIHEVTVNQSLLAPLKLDIDPEIQKVRTQEREQIKTLNNKFASFIDKVRFLEQQNKVLETKWSLLQEQGHTVTRKSLEPLFEAYINNLRRQLDSLMGERGRLDSELRNMQDMVEDFKNKYEDEINRRTGAENEFVVLKKDVDGAYMNKVELQAKADALADEINFLRALYEAELSQMQQQVSDTSVVLSMDNNRNLDLNSIIAEVKAQYEDIANRSRAEAEAWYQNKYEELQVSAGRHGDDLRNTKIEISEINRMVQRLRNEIESVKKQCANLQAAIAEAEERGELALKDAKAKLAELEDALQKAKADLARQLREYQELMNVKLALDIEIATYRKLLEGEESRLAGEGVGAVSVSVVSSSSGVGYGGGGGSCLGMGGGLGMGSGLGMGSGLGMGSGLGMGSGGGGGGGYSVSSSGGFGGGSGGFGGGSTFSSGSSRGMGASTGGSVRIVSKTTTTKKTVR; encoded by the exons ATGAGTCGGATCTCTTTCAGATCATCTACTGGAGGGGGCATGAGGGGCTTTAGCTCAGGCTCTGCTATCGTAGGAGGTGGCGGTGGTAACAGAAGCAGTTTTAGCTCCATCTCTGTCTCCAGAGTTGGAGGAGGAAGAGCCGGAGGTGGAGGAGGCTTTGGAGCTGGTGGTGGCTTTGGCAGCAGAAGTCTCTATAACCTAGGTGGAAGCAAAAGAATTTCCTACAGCTCGGTCGGTGGAGGTCTACGGAGCGGAGCCGGTGGTGGATACGGCTTTGGTGGAGGAGCTGGCTTTGGTCTTGGCTATGGTGGTGGAGCAGGCGCTGGTTTTGGCTTaggaggagctggtggtggtggcggctATGGGCTGGGCAGTGGATTTGGGCTGGGAGGTCCCGGATTTGGTGGTCGAGGTGGCCCCGGGTTCCCTGTTTGCCCACCTGGTGGCATCCATGAAGTGACTGTCAACCAGAGCCTCCTGGCACCCCTCAAGCTGGATATCGACCCGGAAATCCAGAAGGTGCGAACACAGGAGCGTGAGCAGATCAAGACGCTGAACAACAAATTTGCCTCCTTCATTGACAAG GTGCGCTTTTTGGAGCAGCAGAACAAAGTGCTGGAGACCAAGTGGAGCCTCCTCCAAGAGCAAGGTCACACAGTCACCAGGAAATCCCTTGAGCCCCTTTTTGAAGCCTACATCAACAACCTCAGACGGCAGCTAGACAGTCTTATGGGAGAGAGGGGACGGTTGGACTCTGAACTGAGGAACATGCAGGACATGGTGGAAGACTTTAAGAACAA ATATGAAGATGAGATCAACCGGCGCACTGGTGCAGAGAACGAGTTCGTGGTCCTCAAAAAG gaTGTGGATGGTGCTTACATGAACAAGGTCGAGCTGCAGGCCAAAGCAGATGCGCTGGCGGATGAAATTAACTTCCTGAGAGCTCTCTACGAAGCG GAATTGTCCCAGATGCAGCAGCAAGTATCCGACACCTCCGTCGTCCTGTCCATGGACAACAACCGTAACTTGGACCTCAACAGCATCATTGCAGAGGTCAAAGCTCAGTACGAGGACATCGCCAACCGGAGCCGGGCTGAGGCTGAGGCTTGGTACCAAAACAAG TACGAGGAACTCCAGGTCTCCGCCGGGCGGCACGGCGATGACCTCCGTAACACCAAGATAGAAATTTCAGAGATCAACCGGATGGTCCAGAGGCTGCGGAACGAGATCGAGAGCGTGAAGAAACAG TGTGCCAACCTCCAAGCAGCCATCGCTGAGGCAGAGGAGCGTGGGGAGCTGGCCCTCAAGGATGCCAAAGCCAAACTGGCCGAGCTGGAAGATGCTCTGCAGAAAGCCAAGGCCGACCTGGCCCGGCAGCTCCGCGAGTACCAGGAGCTCATGAACGTCAAGCTGGCCCTGGACATCGAGATCGCGACCTACAGAAAGCTGCTGGAGGGCGAGGAGAGCAG GCTTGCCGGCGAGGGAGTCGGAGCCGTGAGCGTCT CCGTGGTCAGCAGCTCGAGCGGGGTGGGCtacggcggcggcggcggcagctgCCTGGGCATGGGCGGAGGTCTCGGCATGGGCAGCGGTCTCGGCATGGGAAGCGGTCTCGGCATGGGCAGCGGTCTCGGCAtgggaagcggcggcggcggcggcggcggctaCAGCGTGAGCAGCAGCGGCGGCTTCGGAGGTGGGAGCGGAGGTTTCGGCGGGGGCAGCACCTTCAGCTCCGGGAGCAGCCGAGGTATGGGTGCCAGCACGGGAGGCAGCGTGAGGATCGTTTCCAAGACCACCACTACCAAAAAGACCGTCAGATAA
- the LOC104325472 gene encoding keratin, type II cytoskeletal 6A, which yields MSRQSTVRIQRGRSGFSAASAIVPNSCRTSFSSCSVTRVGNCNAGSGFARVGGGFGSKSLYNVGGCKRISVAGRGGSFYGSAGFGGGAGSVYGGGFGMPANLGYGYGAFGGGMGAAGFPNGGIHEVSVNQSLLKPLNLEIDPSIQRIRKEEKEQIKTLNNKFASFIDKVRFLEQQNKVLETKWSLLQEQGMKTVRNNLEPLFETYINNLRMQLNSLLSDKGRLEGELVNTQYLVEDFKKKYEDEINRRTVAENEFVTLKKDVDAAYMNKVELQAKVDALTEEINFLRALYEAELSQMQTQISDTSVVLTMDNNRNLDLDSIISEVKAQYEDIANRSRAEAESWYQTKYEELQATAGRHGDDLRNTKQEISELNRHVQRLRSEIDNVKKQCANLKAAIADAEERGELALKDAKAKLAELEDALQQAKADLARQLREYQELMNVKLALDIEIATYRKLLEGEECRLAGDGVPVNISVTRTTVGTGYGGGSNLSMGGGICNMGNSFSCGSGPGVSSTTLGGGSSSSVKFVSTSSTRRSYRS from the exons ATGTCTCGCCAGTCCACCGTGAGGATTCAGAGGGGAAGAAGTGGCTTCAGCGCTGCTTCGGCCATCGTCCCAAACTCCTGCCGCACCAGCTTCAGTTCATGCTCTGTCACCCGGGTTGGAAACTGCAATGCTGGCAGCGGGTTTGCTAGGGTTGGTGGTGGCTTTGGAAGCAAAAGCCTCTACAATGTTGGTGGATGCAAGAGGATCTCTGTGGCTGGAAGGGGTGGTAGCTTCTATGGATCCGCAGGTTTTGGTGGTGGCGCTGGTAGCGTGTATGGTGGTGGCTTTGGCATGCCAGCTAACCTTGGCTATGGATATGGTGCCTTTGGTGGTGGCATGGGTGCTGCTGGATTCCCAAATGGGGGCATCCACGAAGTCTCCGTCAACCAGAGCCTTCTGAAACCTCTCAACTTGGAGATTGACCCCAGCATCCAAAGGATCcgaaaggaggagaaggaacaaATCAAAACCCTCAATAACAAATTTGCCTCCTTCATTGACAAG GTCCGATTCCTTGAGCAACAAAATAAAGTGCTGGAAACCAAGTGGAGCCTGCTTCAGGAGCAGGGGATGAAAACAGTTAGGAACAACCTGGAGCCGCTTTTTGAGACTTACATCAACAACCTCAGGATGCAGCTGAACAGTTTGCTGAGCGACaagggaaggctggagggagagCTCGTCAACACACAGTACCTGGTTGAGGATTTCAAGAAGAA GTATGAAGATGAAATTAACAGGCGTACAGTTGCAGAGAATGAATTTGTGACACTCAAGAAG GATGTAGATGCTGCCTATATGAACAAGGTGGAACTACAAGCCAAGGTAGATGCGCTGACTGAAGAAATTAACTTCCTGAGAGCCCTCTACGAAGCA GAGCTGTCTCAGATGCAGACCCAGATCTCCGACACCTCTGTTGTTCTCACCATGGACAACAACCGAAACCTGGACCTGGACAGCATCATCTCGGAGGTCAAAGCCCAGTACGAGGACATCGCCAACAGAAGCCGGGCTGAAGCCGAGTCCTGGTACCAAACCAAG TACGAAGAGCTGCAGGCTACAGCAGGCAGGCACGGGGACGACCTCCGTAACACCAAGCAAGAGATCTCTGAGCTCAACCGCCACGTCCAACGGCTGCGGTCTGAAATCGACAACGTGAAGAAACAG TGTGCCAACCTGAAAGCGGCCATCGCAGATGCTGAGGAGCGCGGGGAGCTGGCCCTCAAGGATGCTAAAGCCAAACTGGCCGAGCTGGAAGATGCTCTGCAACAGGCCAAGGCCGACCTGGCCCGGCAGCTCCGCGAGTACCAGGAGCTCATGAACGTCAAGCTGGCCCTGGACATCGAGATCGCGACCTACAGGAAGCTGCTGGAGGGCGAGGAGTGCAG GCTGGCTGGAGATGGTGTCCCAGTGAATATCT CCGTGACCAGAACAACTGTGGGAACGGGATACGGAGGAGGAAGTAACCTCAGCATGGGAGGGGGAATCTGCAATATGGGGAACAGCTTCAGCTGTGGAAGTGGTCCTGGGGTTAGCAGCACCACCCTTGGAGGCGGCAGCAGCTCCAGCGTGAAGTTTGTCTCAACCTCCTCCACCAGAAGAAGTTACAGAAGCTAA